One part of the Archangium lipolyticum genome encodes these proteins:
- a CDS encoding sigma-54-dependent transcriptional regulator: protein MSTSLLLVDDDRTFASLASAVLSQEGFQVRTARSLHETRGALAREAPDLVILDRRLPDGDGLSFLPELRTQVPGTVVLMVTAHGDIASAVEAIKAGARDYLSKPVELDDLVLRARRAAEDVRLQERLRRAESALEGRRRLLVPHSPAMQRTLQMLERIATSPRSPVLLLGETGVGKEVLARHLHLLREEQGPFVHVNCAALPDTMVESELFGHERGAFTDARTARRGLVEVANGGLLFLDEVGELPLPLQAKLLTFLDKGAFRRLGGTTELSSSARVVAATNRNLTEEVAAGRFREDLYFRLSVFKVEVPPLRARREDVLPLAESLVAELCAELGRRPVGFSAAARERLARYPFPGNVRELRNLLERALVLESGPALELEALAPGSQGPATLGDPNAFVVPGPPLPLEAVERMYVRHVLGLLEGRRMDAAKALGISYPTFLRRLGEE, encoded by the coding sequence ATGAGTACCTCCCTGCTGTTGGTGGATGACGATCGCACCTTCGCCTCCCTCGCCTCCGCCGTCCTCTCCCAGGAGGGGTTCCAGGTGCGGACGGCCCGCTCGCTGCACGAGACGCGCGGGGCCCTGGCCCGGGAGGCCCCCGACCTGGTCATCCTCGACCGCCGGTTGCCGGATGGCGACGGGCTCTCCTTCCTGCCCGAGCTGCGCACCCAGGTGCCCGGCACCGTGGTGTTGATGGTGACGGCGCACGGGGACATCGCCAGCGCGGTGGAGGCCATCAAGGCGGGCGCGCGCGACTACCTGTCCAAGCCGGTGGAGCTGGACGACCTGGTGCTGCGCGCGCGCCGCGCCGCCGAGGACGTGCGGCTCCAGGAGCGGTTGCGCCGGGCGGAGAGCGCGCTGGAGGGCCGGCGGCGGCTGCTGGTGCCGCACTCGCCCGCCATGCAACGCACGCTGCAGATGCTCGAGCGCATCGCCACCTCGCCCCGCAGCCCCGTCCTCCTGCTGGGGGAGACGGGCGTGGGCAAGGAGGTGCTCGCCCGTCACCTGCACCTGCTGCGCGAGGAGCAGGGGCCCTTCGTCCACGTCAACTGCGCCGCCCTGCCGGACACCATGGTGGAGAGCGAGCTGTTCGGCCACGAGCGGGGCGCCTTCACCGACGCCCGCACCGCCCGGCGCGGCCTGGTGGAGGTGGCCAACGGAGGTCTGCTCTTCCTCGACGAGGTGGGAGAGCTGCCGCTGCCCCTACAGGCCAAGCTGCTCACCTTCCTGGACAAGGGGGCCTTCCGGCGGCTGGGAGGCACCACCGAGCTGTCCAGCAGCGCGCGCGTGGTGGCCGCCACCAACCGCAACCTCACCGAGGAGGTGGCCGCCGGCCGCTTCCGAGAGGATCTCTACTTCCGCCTGAGTGTCTTCAAGGTGGAGGTGCCTCCGCTGCGGGCGCGGCGCGAGGACGTGCTCCCGCTGGCCGAGTCCCTCGTGGCCGAGCTGTGCGCGGAGCTGGGCCGCCGCCCGGTGGGCTTCTCCGCCGCCGCACGCGAGCGGCTCGCGCGCTACCCCTTCCCCGGCAACGTGCGCGAGCTGCGCAACCTGCTCGAGCGTGCCCTGGTGCTCGAGAGCGGCCCCGCCCTGGAGCTGGAGGCGCTCGCGCCGGGCTCCCAGGGCCCGGCCACCCTGGGGGACCCCAATGCCTTCGTGGTGCCCGGCCCCCCGCTCCCCCTGGAAGCCGTGGAGCGGATGTACGTGCGGCACGTGCTCGGGCTCCTCGAAGGGCGCCGGATGGACGCCGCCAAGGCCCTCGGCATCTCCTATCCCACCTTCCTCCGGCGGCTGGGAGAGGAGTAG
- a CDS encoding SulP family inorganic anion transporter, producing MESKEQSAGSAGSLRAVLASDVPASLVVFLVALPLCMGIALASGAPIMSGLIAGIVGGLVVGLFGGAPLLVSGPAAGLAVMVFGFIQELGFAATCAAVAAAGLIQMALGGLKVARTALGISPAVIHGMLAGIGILIVLGQLHIVLGGKPQSNAWANLRELPQQIADLHGPATILGLLTIALLIVWQVMPNSRLKKVPGPLVAVVGASAVAAVWGADVARVQLNGSLFESIQLPSLPQGNWGAFVTAVLSLALVASAESLLSAVATDKLHTGPRANLDKELFAQGLANTVSGLAGGLPITGVIVRSAANIAAGAKSRLSAVLHGVWMLLFLSLLGAWLGLVPLTVLAGLLVHVGMKLVNTHHIQELRRRGELSVYVVTVAGVVGINLLAGIGMGLALAVARLLWRLGRVQVDVQRAGEVHQVRVGGALTFVGVPKLATALAQVPSGAQVELDLAVDTLDHSGYEALESWCQNHRKTGGKVWMEPLEDVWTRKGAIAQPKSVAAVSSTARLSSEGA from the coding sequence ATGGAGTCCAAAGAGCAGAGCGCCGGTTCAGCCGGCTCACTCAGGGCGGTGCTGGCGAGTGATGTGCCCGCCTCCCTGGTGGTCTTCCTGGTGGCCCTGCCCTTGTGCATGGGCATCGCCCTGGCCTCGGGTGCTCCCATCATGTCCGGTCTCATCGCCGGAATCGTGGGGGGCCTGGTGGTCGGGCTGTTCGGTGGGGCGCCGCTGCTGGTGAGCGGCCCGGCGGCGGGCCTGGCGGTGATGGTGTTCGGCTTCATCCAGGAGTTGGGCTTCGCGGCCACCTGTGCCGCGGTGGCCGCCGCGGGCCTGATTCAGATGGCGCTGGGTGGACTGAAGGTGGCGCGCACCGCGCTGGGCATCTCCCCGGCCGTCATCCACGGCATGCTCGCGGGCATCGGCATCCTCATCGTGCTGGGCCAGCTGCACATCGTGTTGGGTGGCAAGCCGCAGTCCAACGCGTGGGCGAACCTGCGTGAGCTGCCGCAGCAGATCGCCGACCTGCACGGCCCCGCGACGATCCTCGGCCTGCTGACCATCGCCCTGCTGATCGTGTGGCAGGTGATGCCCAACAGCCGCCTCAAGAAGGTGCCCGGGCCCCTGGTGGCGGTGGTGGGTGCCTCGGCGGTCGCGGCGGTGTGGGGCGCGGACGTGGCGCGGGTGCAGCTCAACGGCAGCCTCTTCGAGAGCATCCAGCTTCCCTCGCTGCCCCAGGGCAACTGGGGTGCCTTCGTGACGGCGGTGCTGTCGCTGGCCCTGGTGGCCAGCGCCGAGTCGCTGCTGAGCGCGGTGGCCACCGACAAGCTGCATACCGGCCCGCGCGCCAACCTGGACAAGGAGCTGTTCGCGCAGGGTCTGGCCAACACCGTGTCGGGTCTGGCCGGCGGCCTGCCCATCACCGGCGTCATCGTGCGCAGCGCGGCCAACATCGCCGCGGGCGCCAAGTCGCGCCTGTCCGCCGTCCTGCACGGCGTGTGGATGCTGCTCTTCCTCTCCCTGCTGGGCGCGTGGTTGGGACTGGTGCCCCTCACCGTGCTGGCGGGTCTGCTCGTCCACGTGGGCATGAAGCTGGTGAACACGCACCACATCCAGGAGCTGCGCCGCCGCGGCGAGCTGTCCGTGTACGTGGTGACGGTGGCCGGCGTGGTGGGCATCAACCTGCTGGCGGGCATCGGCATGGGCCTGGCGCTGGCGGTGGCGCGGCTGCTGTGGCGGCTGGGCCGGGTGCAGGTGGATGTGCAGCGGGCCGGTGAGGTGCACCAGGTTCGCGTGGGCGGCGCCCTCACCTTCGTGGGCGTTCCCAAGCTGGCTACCGCGCTCGCCCAGGTGCCCTCGGGCGCCCAGGTGGAGCTGGACCTCGCGGTGGATACGTTGGACCACTCTGGCTACGAGGCTCTCGAGAGCTGGTGCCAGAACCACCGCAAGACGGGCGGCAAGGTATGGATGGAGCCGCTCGAAGACGTGTGGACGCGCAAGGGTGCCATTGCGCAGCCGAAGTCCGTTGCCGCTGTTTCCTCCACTGCTCGTCTCTCCTCGGAAGGTGCGTGA
- a CDS encoding trifunctional serine/threonine-protein kinase/ATP-binding protein/sensor histidine kinase, with protein MVNIPGYTLIDTLKSTGASILYNARRDADRLPVIVKMPVTTYPGARELERYRREHAILQRLRDVRGVARVLGHELSHGRPVLLLEGEGGKALSEGVGQPLDVERFLELAISLSETLAEIHRRGVIHKDLKPSNLILLPSGEARVIDFGTAILQTLEHVDAASTTFIEGTPAYMSPEQTGRMNRSVDHRSDLYSLGVTFYELLTGSLPFHGRDALEWFHAHMAQVPRPPHERVPGLPPALSAIVMKLLAKVAEERYQGADGLKADLVRCRDELRRGVRESFPLGTHDVPTHFQMPQRLYGRDEEVSTLLGAFERVSQGGCPELVMISGYSGIGKSAVVQELYRPVVQRRGIFLQGKFDQFQRDIPYATLAQAIRGLVLQLLAGTDAELEDWRGRLRQALEGNGQLLVGLVPQLELIVGRQPPVQELPPSEAQHRFNRVFQRFLGAISTSEHPLAMFLDDLQWADQASLRLIQHLITHPDTSPLLLVGAWRDNEAGPCHPLVLAREEMRKEGARVTDIRLAPLRLEQLQRLVADALPGAGPELVGPLSAQVHEKTGGNPFFFIQLMRTLNQDGLLTRTPEGSWRWDAEGVRARGYSDNVVDFMVGRLRQLPEVTQHLLRLAACVGNLFPLQTLAIISDQQLGAVEQGLEPALQEGLLMRAGLEQYRFLHDRIQQAAHALIPEAERKAVHLRIGRLLRASLSPAEMRERLFDVVNQLNAGAELIHSPEERHEVALLNAEAGRKAQSAAAHRSAVTYYTAALQLLPDDPWALDPALTFTLSHQRALGEFMSGNVTEARLLTEALRSRARTPEEIAAVTCLLSDIHLATSESDAAVSCLLEGLTALGMPMSPHPTWEEVAAVNAEVWALMGERSIESLIDLPLMTDPDTKAAMRMLSALFSPALFTDVNLLFLHLGRMVLLCLRHGNAESAVNGYAWFGLMQGYCFGKYREGHSFGLLAWDLVERHGFSASKARALYSLELVSYWTQPIAVSLEYIREAFQLAVPAGDFLSACYSCNHIVTNLLALGHSLEEVHQESIARLDFARKAGFQAVQNVIHHTQCYVQQLRGLSPSFGSLNNEDFEEQSFESIQAPTRVSLVVCWYWILKMQARFMCGAYEEARQASVRAGELLWSSVGHIQLFDFHFYSALTLAACCEGAAPEAKREYLESLERHQRQLEIWADNCPENFRAAERLVSAEIARCTGSTDEAMDAYEEALQTAREYGSYLQVGLAGELAARFWRERRLTTVALAYGRESREAYLKWGAHGKVQHLDARWPALAAAVNGSETGTHDTGSTQIDALTVVKAQQAISGEIVLERLVTTLMQVAIENAGAQRGALLLPRGNSLRIAAISSDSEGGVSVFPEEDTAADGLPLTLLAYVRRSSEHVLIGDASKPHPFSADPYLAHGLARSVLCLPLMRKEGLAGVLYLENRLAAEAFTPARIALLGHLASQAAISIENARLYAEVQRAEAALRHANDELERRVDERTHELKQTQARLVETARAVGMSEIASNVLHNVGNVLTSAVVNLEMMRRAVGSSRVVRVRQVSALLEENRGGLGDFFTKDPRGERLVDYVTALSEELLIEQTNLQESLEAMNRHVDHIRAIVQVQQTYAKTSLLLEECDLAQLIEDTLRIQHAALQRHGIAVSLELSRLPRVKLDKHKVLQILINLVSNARFALDPVPEGHRHMSVRLTAEKGWARIQVADNGVGIEQELKGKLFTHGFTTRKDGHGFGLHSSALAAKMLGGHLTLESDGPNQGATATLEIPLEPGEA; from the coding sequence ATGGTGAACATCCCTGGCTACACCCTCATCGACACGCTCAAGTCGACGGGGGCGAGCATCCTCTACAACGCGAGGCGGGACGCCGATCGCCTGCCCGTCATCGTGAAGATGCCGGTGACCACGTACCCCGGGGCTCGTGAGCTGGAGCGCTACAGGCGGGAGCACGCCATCCTGCAGCGGCTCCGGGATGTGCGCGGCGTCGCCAGGGTGCTGGGCCATGAGCTGAGCCATGGCCGTCCGGTGCTCCTCCTGGAGGGAGAGGGCGGCAAGGCCCTGTCCGAGGGGGTGGGGCAGCCGCTCGACGTGGAGCGGTTCCTGGAGCTGGCCATCTCCCTGTCGGAGACCCTGGCGGAGATCCACCGCCGCGGCGTCATCCACAAGGACCTCAAGCCCTCCAACCTCATCCTCCTGCCCTCGGGCGAGGCGCGCGTCATCGACTTCGGGACGGCCATCCTCCAGACCCTGGAGCACGTGGACGCGGCGTCCACCACCTTCATCGAGGGGACTCCGGCCTACATGTCCCCGGAGCAGACGGGGCGGATGAACCGCTCGGTGGACCACCGCAGCGACCTCTACTCCCTGGGCGTGACGTTCTACGAGTTGCTGACGGGCTCGCTGCCCTTCCACGGGCGCGACGCACTCGAGTGGTTCCACGCGCACATGGCCCAGGTCCCGAGGCCCCCGCACGAGCGCGTCCCGGGACTCCCTCCCGCCCTGTCCGCCATCGTGATGAAGCTCCTGGCCAAGGTGGCCGAGGAGCGCTACCAGGGCGCGGACGGGCTGAAGGCGGACCTCGTGCGGTGCCGGGACGAGCTGCGCCGGGGCGTGCGGGAGTCCTTCCCGCTGGGCACGCACGACGTCCCCACCCACTTCCAGATGCCGCAGCGGCTCTACGGGCGCGACGAGGAGGTCTCCACCCTGCTCGGCGCCTTCGAGCGGGTCTCCCAGGGAGGTTGCCCGGAGCTGGTGATGATCAGCGGCTACTCCGGCATCGGCAAGTCGGCGGTGGTCCAGGAGCTGTACCGGCCCGTCGTCCAGCGGCGCGGCATCTTCCTGCAGGGCAAGTTCGACCAGTTCCAGCGGGACATCCCCTACGCCACCCTGGCGCAGGCCATTCGCGGCCTGGTGCTGCAGTTGCTGGCCGGCACCGACGCGGAGCTCGAGGACTGGCGCGGGCGCTTGCGGCAGGCATTGGAGGGCAACGGGCAGCTCCTGGTGGGGCTCGTGCCCCAGCTGGAGCTCATCGTGGGCCGGCAGCCGCCGGTCCAGGAGCTTCCGCCCTCCGAGGCCCAGCACCGCTTCAACCGCGTCTTCCAGCGGTTCCTCGGCGCCATCTCCACCTCCGAGCATCCGCTCGCCATGTTCCTGGACGACCTGCAGTGGGCGGACCAGGCCAGCCTCCGGCTCATCCAGCACCTCATCACCCACCCGGACACCTCTCCGTTGCTGCTGGTCGGCGCCTGGCGGGACAACGAGGCCGGCCCGTGCCATCCGTTGGTGCTGGCGCGAGAGGAGATGCGGAAGGAGGGCGCGCGGGTGACCGACATCCGGCTCGCGCCGCTGCGCCTGGAGCAGCTCCAGCGGCTCGTCGCCGACGCGCTGCCGGGCGCGGGTCCGGAGCTCGTCGGGCCCCTCTCGGCCCAGGTGCACGAGAAGACCGGCGGCAACCCGTTCTTCTTCATCCAGCTGATGCGGACGCTGAACCAGGACGGGCTGCTGACGCGCACGCCGGAGGGCTCCTGGCGATGGGATGCCGAGGGCGTCCGGGCCCGGGGCTACTCCGACAACGTCGTCGACTTCATGGTGGGCAGGCTGCGCCAGCTCCCCGAGGTGACGCAGCACCTGCTGAGGTTGGCGGCGTGCGTGGGCAACCTCTTCCCGCTCCAGACGCTGGCCATCATCTCCGACCAGCAACTGGGGGCGGTGGAACAGGGGCTCGAACCCGCGCTCCAGGAGGGCCTGTTGATGCGCGCGGGCCTGGAGCAGTACCGCTTCCTGCATGACCGCATCCAACAGGCGGCCCATGCCCTCATCCCCGAAGCGGAGCGCAAGGCCGTCCACCTGCGCATCGGCCGCCTGCTGCGGGCGAGCCTGTCTCCGGCGGAGATGCGGGAGCGGCTCTTCGACGTCGTGAACCAGCTCAACGCCGGGGCGGAGCTGATCCACTCCCCCGAGGAGCGTCACGAGGTGGCGCTCCTGAACGCCGAGGCGGGAAGGAAGGCCCAGTCCGCGGCCGCGCACCGCTCGGCCGTCACCTACTACACGGCGGCCCTCCAGCTCCTCCCGGATGACCCCTGGGCGCTGGACCCCGCGCTCACCTTCACGCTGAGCCACCAGCGGGCCCTCGGCGAGTTCATGAGCGGCAACGTGACCGAGGCGCGCCTCCTCACCGAGGCACTCCGCTCGCGGGCGCGCACCCCCGAGGAGATCGCCGCGGTCACCTGCCTGCTCAGTGACATCCACCTCGCCACCAGCGAGAGCGACGCGGCCGTCTCCTGTCTCCTGGAGGGGTTGACCGCGCTGGGCATGCCCATGTCACCCCATCCCACGTGGGAAGAGGTGGCGGCGGTCAACGCGGAGGTGTGGGCCCTGATGGGGGAGCGCTCCATCGAGAGCCTCATCGACCTGCCGCTCATGACGGACCCGGACACGAAGGCGGCGATGCGCATGCTCTCCGCCCTGTTCTCGCCCGCGCTCTTCACCGACGTCAACCTGCTCTTCCTCCACCTGGGCCGGATGGTCCTCCTGTGTCTCCGTCATGGCAACGCCGAGTCCGCCGTGAACGGGTATGCCTGGTTCGGCCTGATGCAGGGGTACTGCTTCGGGAAGTACCGGGAGGGTCATTCCTTCGGGTTGCTGGCCTGGGATCTCGTCGAGCGCCACGGCTTCTCCGCTTCCAAGGCCCGGGCGCTCTACTCCCTGGAGCTGGTCAGCTACTGGACCCAGCCCATCGCCGTCTCGCTGGAGTACATCCGCGAGGCCTTCCAGCTCGCGGTCCCGGCCGGGGACTTCCTGAGCGCCTGCTATAGCTGCAACCACATCGTCACCAACCTGCTGGCACTGGGGCATTCCCTGGAGGAGGTCCACCAGGAGTCGATCGCGCGCCTCGACTTCGCGCGCAAGGCCGGCTTCCAGGCCGTGCAGAACGTCATCCATCACACCCAGTGCTACGTGCAGCAGCTGCGTGGCCTCTCGCCCTCGTTCGGCTCGCTGAACAATGAGGATTTCGAGGAGCAGTCCTTCGAGAGCATCCAGGCCCCGACCCGTGTGAGCCTCGTGGTGTGTTGGTATTGGATCCTCAAGATGCAGGCGCGCTTCATGTGCGGCGCGTACGAGGAGGCACGCCAGGCCTCGGTCCGGGCCGGGGAGTTGCTCTGGTCCTCGGTCGGCCACATCCAGCTGTTCGACTTCCACTTCTACAGCGCGCTGACCCTGGCGGCCTGTTGCGAAGGAGCGGCGCCGGAGGCGAAGCGGGAGTACCTCGAGTCCCTGGAGCGGCACCAGCGGCAACTCGAGATCTGGGCGGACAACTGTCCCGAGAACTTCCGCGCGGCCGAGCGGCTGGTCTCGGCGGAGATCGCCCGCTGCACGGGCAGCACGGACGAGGCGATGGACGCCTACGAGGAGGCGCTCCAGACCGCCCGCGAGTACGGCTCCTACCTCCAGGTGGGCCTGGCCGGCGAGCTCGCGGCGCGCTTCTGGCGCGAACGGCGGCTCACCACCGTCGCCCTGGCCTATGGCCGCGAGTCGCGCGAGGCGTACCTGAAGTGGGGTGCTCACGGAAAGGTCCAGCACCTGGACGCGCGGTGGCCCGCCCTCGCCGCCGCGGTGAATGGCTCGGAGACCGGCACCCACGACACGGGCTCGACGCAGATCGACGCGCTCACCGTGGTGAAGGCCCAGCAGGCCATCTCCGGGGAGATCGTCCTGGAGCGGCTGGTGACCACGCTGATGCAGGTGGCCATCGAGAACGCCGGCGCCCAGCGCGGGGCCCTGCTGCTCCCGCGCGGCAACTCGCTTCGGATCGCCGCCATCTCCAGCGACTCGGAGGGCGGTGTCAGCGTGTTCCCGGAAGAGGACACCGCCGCCGATGGCCTGCCCCTGACCCTCCTCGCCTACGTGCGGCGCTCGAGCGAGCACGTGCTCATCGGCGATGCCTCCAAACCCCATCCCTTCTCGGCCGATCCGTACCTCGCGCACGGCCTGGCCCGGTCGGTGCTCTGCCTGCCGCTGATGCGCAAGGAGGGGCTCGCGGGCGTGCTGTACCTGGAGAACCGCCTGGCCGCCGAGGCCTTCACCCCGGCCCGCATCGCGCTGCTCGGACACCTGGCCTCCCAGGCCGCCATCTCCATCGAGAACGCGCGGCTCTACGCCGAGGTCCAGCGCGCCGAGGCCGCCCTGCGCCACGCCAATGACGAGCTGGAGCGGCGGGTGGACGAGCGCACGCACGAGCTCAAGCAGACGCAGGCCCGGCTGGTGGAGACGGCGCGCGCGGTGGGCATGTCGGAGATCGCCTCCAACGTGCTGCACAACGTGGGCAACGTCCTCACCAGCGCCGTCGTCAACCTGGAGATGATGCGCCGGGCGGTGGGCTCCTCACGGGTCGTCCGGGTGCGGCAGGTGTCCGCGCTGCTCGAGGAGAACCGCGGCGGGTTGGGGGACTTCTTCACGAAGGATCCGCGCGGCGAGCGGCTGGTCGACTACGTCACCGCGCTCTCGGAAGAGCTGCTCATCGAGCAGACGAATCTGCAGGAGAGCCTGGAGGCGATGAACCGGCACGTCGACCACATCCGCGCCATCGTCCAGGTGCAGCAGACGTACGCGAAGACGTCGCTCCTGCTGGAGGAGTGTGACCTGGCGCAGCTCATCGAGGACACCCTGCGCATCCAGCACGCGGCGCTCCAGCGTCACGGCATCGCCGTCAGCCTCGAGCTGTCCCGCCTCCCCCGGGTGAAGCTGGACAAGCACAAGGTGCTGCAGATCCTCATCAACCTGGTCAGCAACGCCAGGTTCGCCCTGGACCCGGTGCCCGAGGGGCATCGGCACATGAGCGTGCGGCTCACCGCGGAGAAGGGGTGGGCGCGCATCCAGGTGGCGGACAACGGCGTCGGCATCGAGCAGGAGCTCAAGGGGAAGCTCTTCACGCACGGCTTCACCACGCGCAAGGATGGCCACGGCTTCGGTCTGCACTCGAGCGCGCTGGCGGCCAAGATGCTGGGAGGCCACCTGACGCTGGAGAGCGACGGGCCGAACCAGGGGGCCACGGCCACCCTGGAGATTCCGCTCGAGCCGGGCGAGGCCTGA
- a CDS encoding carbonic anhydrase codes for MKKLIQGLLDFQRHGLPAYRSTFARLAHGQSPDCLFIACSDSRVVPNLFVSTHPGDLFVMRNVGNMVAPSDSAGLSLSDRSEAAALEFSLLNLPVEDVVVCGHSGCGAMKAVLAGYNDQKTPNLSSWLDIGRPALAAMERGGKVGEGLPPADRLSQYNVLQQLEHLRSYPLVRERLEAGTLRLHGWWFDIAHARVHVYRPDLERFLPIDELEGERILAELGGKAANETNSSAA; via the coding sequence ATGAAGAAGCTCATTCAGGGTCTGCTCGATTTCCAGCGTCATGGTCTCCCCGCCTACCGCTCCACTTTCGCGCGGCTGGCTCACGGACAGTCTCCCGACTGCCTCTTCATCGCCTGCTCCGACAGCCGGGTCGTGCCCAACCTCTTCGTGTCCACGCACCCGGGTGACCTCTTCGTCATGCGCAACGTGGGCAACATGGTGGCGCCCTCGGACTCCGCGGGCCTGTCCCTGAGCGACCGCTCCGAGGCGGCGGCCCTGGAGTTCTCCCTGCTGAACCTGCCGGTGGAGGACGTGGTGGTGTGCGGGCACTCCGGCTGCGGCGCCATGAAGGCGGTGCTGGCGGGGTACAACGACCAGAAGACGCCCAACCTCAGCAGCTGGCTGGACATCGGCCGCCCGGCCCTGGCCGCGATGGAGCGTGGCGGCAAGGTGGGCGAGGGGCTGCCCCCGGCGGACCGGCTCAGCCAGTACAACGTGCTGCAGCAGCTCGAGCACCTGCGCAGCTACCCCCTGGTGCGTGAGCGCCTGGAGGCCGGCACGCTGCGGCTGCACGGCTGGTGGTTCGACATCGCCCACGCGCGGGTGCACGTCTACCGTCCGGACCTCGAGCGCTTCCTCCCCATCGATGAGCTGGAGGGGGAGCGGATTCTCGCGGAGCTGGGGGGCAAGGCCGCGAACGAGACGAACAGCTCGGCCGCCTGA
- a CDS encoding sensor histidine kinase, with translation MSRPPALPVSSLASALGELARAQQRAGRSAMLGLALLGLVALASPLLAYHEDLSNAREEMLGHLSNQAHVQADALGVHLGLLEAELRRLAEHPQLSPEHGPSILEKAVLDRALHHSPLFSEGVALLTPSGDRVWSDPPQMSLGESSLNTRPWFRRVMTDGVSDISLLEGNDGPLVVAVPIMRGGQVRGLLVGELRAGARPLPGVQSGGADMVLLMDENDQLLLPAPLPRFMWTRERASLVRALATAPGPLVLGGSRMLGAAALVPMPEGISGMVLAVLENEERDIARLRRRFLGQLLFHVALLGSTLLIFTFLLRRSYHSLIAAEERLRHQETMAALGSASQLIAHEVKNALNGIQAALSLLRPAASAGEVALPALRAQVQRLGHLARSLLSFGAPRPAHRRTCELRLLVEEALQSVRLLPEAEDVPVAVALAEGLMVQADPALLVSAIDNLLRNAVEAGAVARDTGLRPSPWVRVSLAREAGEAVLTVEDNAGGVDPDLEPRLWEPFATARAKGVGLGLPMARAAVEAHGGSLTYARLPEGSRFCLRLPLESSA, from the coding sequence ATGTCGCGTCCGCCCGCCCTGCCGGTCTCCTCCCTGGCCTCCGCCCTCGGGGAACTCGCGCGCGCGCAGCAGCGTGCCGGTCGCTCCGCCATGCTGGGCCTGGCGTTGCTCGGTCTGGTGGCGCTGGCCAGTCCCCTGCTCGCCTACCACGAGGACCTGAGCAACGCCCGCGAGGAGATGCTCGGGCACCTCTCCAACCAGGCCCATGTGCAGGCCGACGCCCTGGGCGTGCACCTGGGGCTGCTGGAGGCGGAGCTGCGCCGCCTGGCCGAGCACCCACAGCTCTCTCCCGAGCATGGCCCCTCCATCCTGGAGAAGGCGGTGCTGGACAGGGCCCTCCACCACTCGCCTCTCTTCTCCGAGGGGGTGGCCCTGCTCACTCCCTCGGGGGACCGCGTGTGGAGCGATCCGCCCCAGATGTCGCTGGGAGAATCCTCCCTGAACACCCGCCCCTGGTTCCGTCGGGTGATGACCGATGGGGTCTCGGACATCAGCCTGCTGGAGGGGAACGATGGGCCGCTGGTGGTGGCGGTGCCCATCATGCGAGGGGGGCAGGTGAGGGGCCTGCTGGTGGGCGAGCTGAGGGCGGGGGCCCGACCGCTTCCAGGCGTCCAGTCGGGCGGCGCGGACATGGTGCTGTTGATGGACGAGAACGACCAGCTGTTGCTGCCCGCGCCCCTTCCTCGCTTCATGTGGACCCGGGAGCGCGCCTCGCTCGTGCGCGCCCTGGCCACGGCTCCCGGCCCGCTCGTGCTGGGGGGCTCGCGCATGCTGGGCGCGGCGGCCCTGGTTCCCATGCCAGAGGGCATCAGCGGCATGGTGCTGGCCGTGCTGGAGAACGAGGAGCGGGACATCGCCCGCCTGCGGCGCCGCTTCCTCGGGCAGCTCCTCTTCCACGTCGCCCTGCTGGGCAGCACCCTCCTCATCTTCACCTTCCTGCTGCGGCGCTCGTACCACTCGCTGATCGCCGCCGAGGAGCGGCTGCGGCACCAGGAGACGATGGCCGCGCTGGGCTCCGCCAGCCAGCTCATCGCCCATGAGGTGAAGAACGCCCTCAACGGCATCCAGGCCGCGCTCTCCCTCTTGAGGCCCGCCGCCTCCGCCGGAGAGGTGGCGCTGCCCGCCCTGCGAGCCCAGGTGCAACGGCTGGGACATCTGGCCCGCTCGCTGTTGTCCTTCGGCGCGCCGCGGCCCGCCCATCGCCGCACCTGCGAGCTGCGCCTGCTGGTGGAGGAGGCCCTTCAGTCGGTGCGCCTGCTGCCGGAGGCCGAGGACGTGCCCGTGGCGGTGGCGCTGGCGGAGGGCCTCATGGTGCAGGCCGACCCGGCGTTGCTGGTGTCCGCCATCGACAACCTGCTGCGCAACGCGGTGGAGGCGGGCGCGGTGGCGCGCGACACGGGCCTGCGTCCCTCGCCCTGGGTGCGGGTGTCCCTCGCGCGCGAGGCGGGCGAGGCCGTGCTGACGGTGGAAGACAACGCGGGCGGAGTGGACCCGGACCTGGAGCCGCGCCTGTGGGAGCCCTTCGCCACCGCCCGGGCCAAGGGCGTGGGCCTGGGTCTGCCCATGGCCCGTGCCGCCGTGGAGGCCCACGGCGGTAGTCTCACCTATGCCCGCCTGCCCGAGGGCAGCCGGTTCTGCCTCCGCCTTCCCCTGGAGAGCTCCGCATGA